In a single window of the Renibacterium salmoninarum ATCC 33209 genome:
- a CDS encoding LLM class flavin-dependent oxidoreductase, translating into MTDVTAPQSHADQSADQKIQLSVLDLASVGVGRSSTQALADSTTLVQAADRLGYARYWVAEHHNMPAVASTNPPVLMAHLAGASERIKLGSGGVMLPNHAPLVVAEQFALLEALHPGRIDLGIGRAPGTDGATAQALRRHTDAMSVEDFPLHVLETMAMLGDVRPELIEALGTRKPLAATPNAQSYPEVWLLGSSGYSAQMAGMLGLRYSYAHHFAPDALAAVELYRSSFKPSPALEKPHVMIATSALIAESAERAEFLAGPSRVQALALRTGMLGPIVTPEQAAERVFSEAELAAMKHLPAIKTVGTVETVLPELRALVEATGADELMVTGYTYNVQHRIDTLEALAANW; encoded by the coding sequence TTGACTGATGTAACTGCGCCCCAATCCCACGCTGATCAGAGTGCGGATCAAAAGATTCAACTGTCCGTTCTGGATCTAGCCAGTGTGGGGGTGGGGCGTAGCTCTACGCAAGCGCTAGCGGACTCCACCACTTTGGTGCAGGCGGCAGACCGGCTTGGCTACGCACGCTACTGGGTGGCGGAGCACCACAATATGCCGGCGGTCGCTTCGACGAACCCGCCAGTTTTGATGGCGCATCTGGCTGGGGCAAGCGAACGGATCAAACTCGGATCCGGTGGGGTGATGTTGCCTAATCACGCACCGCTGGTGGTAGCCGAGCAATTCGCCTTACTGGAAGCTCTGCACCCGGGGCGGATTGACCTCGGCATCGGCCGGGCACCCGGAACCGACGGAGCCACTGCGCAGGCATTGCGTCGGCATACTGATGCAATGTCGGTGGAGGACTTTCCGCTGCATGTCTTGGAGACGATGGCGATGCTGGGCGATGTGCGGCCAGAACTGATCGAGGCATTGGGCACTCGGAAGCCGCTCGCGGCGACGCCAAACGCGCAGTCGTACCCGGAGGTCTGGCTATTAGGCTCCTCGGGCTACAGCGCCCAGATGGCTGGCATGCTTGGACTCCGGTACAGCTATGCGCATCATTTCGCGCCCGACGCGCTTGCCGCCGTCGAACTTTACCGAAGCTCTTTCAAGCCCTCACCCGCGCTGGAAAAGCCGCACGTGATGATTGCGACGTCTGCTTTGATTGCAGAGTCTGCTGAAAGGGCTGAGTTCCTCGCTGGCCCGAGCCGAGTGCAGGCGCTCGCCTTGCGGACCGGAATGCTGGGGCCGATTGTGACTCCTGAGCAAGCTGCCGAGCGCGTTTTCAGCGAAGCTGAGCTTGCTGCGATGAAACACCTGCCGGCGATTAAAACCGTGGGCACGGTGGAAACGGTGCTTCCAGAGTTGCGCGCCTTGGTTGAGGCAACTGGGGCAGATGAGCTGATGGTCACGGGCTACACGTATAACGTGCAGCACCGAATCGACACCTTGGAAGCGCTCGCCGCCAACTGGTGA
- a CDS encoding NADP-dependent oxidoreductase gives MSLPVSTRQFELASRPNGVPTLENFRFTEADLPELADGQILVKNVAVSVDLYMRGRMNDVKSYVPPFQLDKPLDGGAVGEVIASRSDSVQVGDAVVHDRGWRDYLIADAARVQKIDLSLAPASAYLGVLGMTGLTAYIGLTKIAESKAGDVVFVSGAAGAVGSLVGKIAKQLGAARVIGSAGSAEKVAQLLELGFDAAFNYNDGPVKDQLKAALGDFDGIDVYFDNVGGEHLEAAIWHLNKFGRVALCGAISQYNSTEAPVGPRNFALAIGKELNFHGFIVSSYAKFAGEYAQLVGPLVASGKIQYKETVVRGIENTAQAFIDMLGGANTGKMVITVD, from the coding sequence ATGAGCTTGCCGGTCTCAACACGTCAATTTGAACTGGCGTCGCGCCCGAACGGGGTACCGACGCTGGAGAACTTCCGCTTCACCGAGGCAGATTTGCCCGAACTGGCTGACGGCCAGATTCTGGTCAAAAACGTCGCCGTCTCGGTGGACCTCTATATGCGTGGCCGGATGAACGACGTCAAGTCGTATGTGCCGCCATTTCAACTTGATAAGCCGCTGGACGGCGGCGCGGTGGGCGAAGTTATCGCCAGCCGTAGTGACAGCGTTCAGGTGGGCGACGCCGTCGTCCATGACCGGGGCTGGCGCGATTACTTGATTGCCGACGCTGCTCGAGTGCAGAAGATTGACCTTTCCCTTGCGCCGGCGAGCGCGTACTTGGGCGTGCTAGGCATGACCGGTCTGACCGCTTATATTGGCCTGACTAAGATCGCTGAGTCCAAAGCTGGCGACGTGGTTTTCGTCTCCGGTGCGGCCGGAGCTGTTGGCTCGTTGGTGGGGAAAATTGCCAAGCAACTCGGCGCCGCTCGGGTCATTGGTAGCGCAGGCTCTGCCGAGAAGGTTGCCCAGCTGCTTGAGTTGGGCTTTGACGCAGCATTCAACTACAACGACGGTCCGGTCAAGGATCAGCTCAAAGCTGCTTTGGGTGATTTTGACGGCATCGACGTGTATTTCGACAACGTTGGCGGCGAGCATCTTGAAGCGGCAATTTGGCATTTGAACAAGTTTGGTCGAGTTGCCCTTTGCGGTGCGATCAGCCAGTACAACTCCACAGAAGCTCCGGTCGGGCCGCGCAACTTTGCGTTAGCAATCGGCAAAGAGCTCAATTTCCATGGCTTCATTGTGAGCTCGTATGCGAAGTTTGCCGGTGAATACGCCCAGCTTGTTGGCCCTTTGGTTGCGAGCGGGAAGATTCAGTACAAGGAAACCGTTGTCCGAGGTATAGAGAACACGGCACAAGCTTTCATCGACATGCTGGGCGGTGCCAATACTGGAAAGATGGTCATCACCGTTGACTGA
- a CDS encoding IS3 family transposase, whose amino-acid sequence MSTTESEQVRALKRENRELRESLEIVKAASVFFAGELDPREALIRGFIDEQRFLGWAVEVICKVLRGQGLTVTARTYRSWKVSTASVRDMAEASVMDALLGTVGTPEGMYGRRKMTAWLRRKGFEVSYRQVNRLMSLLSLKGRVRGKGVRTTVPDRNHDRAPDLLDRCFTAAGPNQRWVADFTYVRTWAGFVYVAFIIDCFSKYIVGWNISTIKDTALVSTALRMGLWQRTRTRHPVAEGLIHHSAAGSQYTSLHFGETLTLEGIAASIGSVGDAYDNALAESTIGLFKTEAVREDSPFRNGPLKTIDEVEWASLAWIDWYNNDRLHTSIGDIPPTEHEVVYYAKETIPAQPVQGLA is encoded by the coding sequence ATGTCCACGACGGAATCGGAGCAGGTACGTGCGCTCAAACGTGAGAATCGTGAGCTGCGTGAGTCGTTAGAGATTGTGAAGGCTGCGTCGGTTTTCTTCGCGGGGGAACTCGACCCCCGCGAAGCATTGATCAGGGGATTCATCGATGAACAACGCTTCCTTGGCTGGGCAGTCGAGGTGATCTGCAAGGTCCTGCGTGGCCAGGGCTTAACGGTCACTGCCCGGACCTACCGTAGTTGGAAGGTCTCCACCGCTTCGGTCCGGGACATGGCAGAGGCTTCGGTTATGGATGCGTTGCTAGGAACGGTAGGGACACCGGAGGGAATGTACGGGAGGAGGAAAATGACGGCTTGGCTGCGTCGGAAAGGATTCGAGGTCTCTTACCGGCAGGTGAACCGGCTCATGAGCTTGTTGAGTTTGAAAGGCCGGGTACGGGGCAAAGGTGTGCGCACCACGGTGCCGGACCGAAACCATGACCGTGCCCCGGATTTATTGGATCGGTGCTTCACCGCAGCTGGCCCAAATCAGCGCTGGGTTGCGGACTTCACCTATGTGCGCACCTGGGCAGGTTTCGTCTATGTCGCGTTCATCATTGATTGTTTCTCCAAGTACATCGTGGGCTGGAACATCTCCACGATCAAGGACACCGCCCTGGTGAGCACAGCACTCAGGATGGGCTTATGGCAGCGGACACGCACCAGGCATCCGGTCGCAGAAGGGCTGATCCATCATTCCGCCGCCGGGTCCCAGTACACTTCCTTGCATTTCGGGGAAACCCTGACTCTGGAGGGCATCGCAGCATCAATCGGCTCTGTCGGGGACGCCTACGATAACGCCTTGGCCGAGTCCACCATCGGCCTGTTCAAGACTGAAGCCGTCCGAGAAGATTCTCCCTTCCGCAACGGGCCGTTGAAAACCATCGATGAGGTTGAATGGGCCAGCTTGGCCTGGATCGATTGGTACAACAACGACCGCCTACACACCAGCATCGGAGACATCCCACCGACAGAACACGAAGTAGTGTATTACGCTAAAGAAACCATCCCGGCCCAACCGGTGCAGGGGCTCGCATAA